One genomic segment of Mycolicibacterium gilvum includes these proteins:
- a CDS encoding acetyl-CoA acetyltransferase, translating to MATHGICDRVAIIAMGCTDFGEHWDRSVDDLVIDAVNCTTASAGVALHDIDAFWLGTYTSGLSGLSLSRPLRLHGKPVSRVENMCTTGSEALRNASYAVASGAYDMAMAVGVEKLKDSGFSGLLRPSIPSDGTGGTLGTTSAPANFSLLGPAYAKKYGVDPGELKEVITRIAWKNHHNGARNPRAQFRKEVSTETISCSPLVAGQLGVFDCSGVSDGAAAAIVVRAEDAHRYTDKPLFIKALSLVSGAADGNVDPGYDFTTFPEVVASAQNAYAEAEITDPPSEIAMAEVHDCFTITEPVLMEDLGFAERGTAWKAVLAGTFDLDGSLPVNPDGGLKAFGHPVGASGLRMIFECWLQLRGEAPEDRRIHTVAPGRTIGLTHNLGGGPGECVSFVSLVGTEPNS from the coding sequence ATGGCTACACACGGAATCTGTGACCGCGTGGCGATCATCGCGATGGGCTGCACCGACTTTGGGGAGCATTGGGACCGCTCGGTCGATGACTTGGTGATCGATGCGGTGAACTGCACGACCGCAAGTGCCGGGGTGGCGCTGCACGATATCGACGCGTTCTGGCTCGGGACCTACACCTCGGGCCTGTCAGGACTGAGCCTGAGTCGCCCCCTGCGGTTGCACGGCAAGCCGGTGAGCCGCGTGGAGAACATGTGCACCACCGGCTCGGAGGCGCTGCGCAACGCCTCCTACGCCGTAGCCAGTGGCGCCTACGACATGGCGATGGCGGTCGGCGTCGAAAAACTCAAGGACTCAGGCTTCTCCGGACTGCTGCGCCCCTCGATACCCTCTGACGGCACCGGCGGCACCCTCGGAACAACCAGTGCGCCAGCAAATTTCAGCCTGCTTGGTCCGGCGTACGCGAAGAAGTACGGGGTCGACCCCGGCGAGCTCAAGGAAGTCATCACTCGCATTGCCTGGAAAAACCACCACAACGGTGCCCGCAACCCGCGCGCGCAATTCCGCAAAGAGGTCTCCACAGAGACGATCTCATGCTCCCCGTTGGTCGCCGGACAACTCGGCGTGTTCGACTGCTCGGGTGTATCTGACGGCGCCGCCGCCGCTATCGTCGTTCGAGCCGAAGACGCCCATCGATACACCGACAAACCGCTGTTCATCAAGGCGCTCTCACTGGTCTCCGGGGCCGCCGACGGCAATGTCGACCCCGGCTACGACTTCACGACGTTCCCGGAGGTGGTTGCCTCGGCGCAGAACGCCTACGCCGAAGCCGAGATAACGGACCCGCCGTCCGAGATCGCGATGGCCGAGGTACATGACTGCTTCACCATCACCGAGCCGGTACTGATGGAGGATCTCGGCTTCGCCGAGCGGGGCACCGCCTGGAAGGCAGTACTAGCGGGCACTTTCGACCTCGACGGAAGTTTACCGGTCAATCCCGACGGTGGGCTCAAGGCCTTCGGACACCCTGTGGGCGCCAGTGGGCTGCGGATGATCTTCGAATGCTGGCTGCAGCTTCGCGGCGAAGCCCCTGAGGACAGACGGATTCACACAGTCGCCCCCGGCAGAACCATCGGCCTCACCCACAACCTCGGTGGAGGCCCCGGTGAATGTGTCTCGTTTGTGTCCCTCGTCGGCACGGAACCTAACTCCTAA
- a CDS encoding zinc ribbon domain-containing protein, whose product MPSQRSSAATGVVACAAYLPFHRLQLSEIGSVLGGAQPPGTRSVASYDEDTTSMAVEAARAVLRGLPPESMPPRVYFATTDPAYLDKTNAAVIHAALNLPRSTLAVDLGGAPRSALGALLAAADSPEGALAVLADMRTGLPGSADERHGGDAAAAVLFGPGTAEAPILAELITSASVTEEFLDRWRVPGAPTSRVWEERFGEHVYVPLAMDSFAAALKQADLTPDGVDHLVVCGLSPRANRQFAGASGVPRGALSSDLTSAIGNPGTAQPGVLLADVLERAQPDQVIALTVLADGASTLILRTTDALDGHQHTAPTVADQIAAADDSLSYGTFLTWRGMLRREPPRRPEPEAPAGPPSHRSEQWKYGFVGSRCEECGTVHLPPVRVCYQCGSADRMHRQPMADTAARVATYTIDRLAYTPSPPMIAVVVDFDGGGRFRCELTDSSAEVSIGGWVEMTFRRLTTSGGGVHNYFWKARPARRKTEES is encoded by the coding sequence ATGCCGTCTCAACGAAGCAGCGCCGCGACGGGTGTCGTGGCCTGCGCGGCCTACCTTCCGTTTCATCGTCTGCAGCTGAGCGAGATCGGATCGGTGCTCGGTGGTGCTCAACCCCCCGGCACCCGGTCGGTGGCCTCCTACGACGAGGACACCACCTCGATGGCCGTCGAGGCCGCGCGCGCTGTTCTGCGTGGCCTTCCGCCGGAATCGATGCCGCCGCGGGTGTACTTCGCCACGACCGATCCGGCATATCTCGACAAGACCAATGCCGCAGTCATTCACGCCGCCCTCAACTTGCCTCGCAGCACCTTGGCGGTCGATCTCGGTGGGGCACCACGCTCAGCGCTGGGTGCGCTTCTGGCCGCTGCCGACAGCCCCGAGGGTGCTCTGGCCGTCTTGGCGGACATGCGCACCGGCCTTCCCGGGAGCGCCGACGAACGACACGGCGGTGATGCCGCCGCGGCGGTTCTGTTCGGTCCCGGTACTGCCGAGGCTCCGATACTGGCTGAACTGATCACCAGCGCGTCGGTTACCGAGGAGTTTCTCGATCGCTGGCGCGTCCCGGGAGCACCGACGTCGCGGGTATGGGAAGAGCGGTTCGGGGAGCATGTCTACGTCCCGTTGGCCATGGATTCGTTTGCGGCCGCACTTAAACAGGCCGATCTGACCCCTGATGGTGTCGATCACCTGGTCGTGTGCGGCCTGTCGCCTCGGGCGAACCGACAGTTCGCGGGCGCCAGCGGTGTCCCACGCGGGGCCCTCAGCTCGGATTTGACTTCAGCGATCGGCAACCCGGGAACCGCCCAACCCGGTGTACTTCTCGCCGACGTGCTCGAACGCGCGCAACCCGATCAAGTGATCGCGCTCACTGTGCTGGCCGACGGTGCTTCGACATTGATCCTGCGCACCACCGACGCACTTGACGGCCATCAACACACGGCACCGACGGTCGCCGATCAGATTGCGGCGGCCGACGACTCACTCAGTTACGGCACCTTCCTGACCTGGCGCGGCATGCTGCGTCGCGAACCGCCCCGCAGGCCCGAACCCGAGGCGCCCGCCGGACCGCCCAGTCATCGATCCGAGCAATGGAAGTACGGCTTCGTAGGTTCTCGCTGCGAAGAATGCGGCACCGTTCACCTACCGCCGGTACGGGTGTGCTACCAGTGCGGCTCTGCTGATCGTATGCATCGCCAACCGATGGCCGACACGGCGGCGCGGGTGGCGACGTACACGATCGACCGGCTCGCCTACACCCCCAGCCCGCCGATGATCGCGGTGGTCGTCGACTTCGATGGCGGCGGACGTTTTCGCTGCGAACTGACCGACAGCTCTGCGGAGGTGTCGATCGGAGGCTGGGTCGAAATGACCTTTCGACGGCTGACCACATCGGGAGGCGGGGTCCATAACTACTTCTGGAAAGCCCGCCCGGCCCGCCGCAAGACCGAGGAGAGCTGA
- a CDS encoding acyl-CoA dehydrogenase family protein encodes MKRLVFEPEHEQLRETARQYIESVVAPQAQKWEQQRLVDRAAYVEAGKYGLIGFNLPERFGGGGSDDFRFNAVIVEELAKFGSVTPALSLQNDIVAPYLKSLANEEQQARWLPGYITGEIIGAIAMSEPGAGSDLAGIRTTATRDGDDWILNGSKTFISAGVNSDVVIVVARTDPDAGHQGFSLLVVERGMEGFSRGRKLDKMGQHAQDTAELHFDSVRIPGRNLLGEPNRGFYHLMHNLPSERLSIAVGAVAGARETWRQTLEYAKDRKAFGQPIGSFQHNRFVLAELDTELDIAEQYIDRCLRAVVDDELTAVQAAKAKWWCTELAKKVVDACVQLHGGYGYMNEYRVAKDYVDARIQTIFGGTTEIMKDIVGRDLGL; translated from the coding sequence ATGAAGCGACTGGTTTTTGAACCCGAACACGAACAGTTGCGCGAAACAGCGCGACAGTACATCGAGTCTGTTGTGGCCCCACAGGCCCAGAAATGGGAACAGCAACGTCTCGTGGATCGCGCCGCCTACGTAGAGGCCGGCAAGTACGGGCTCATCGGATTCAATCTGCCCGAGCGGTTCGGCGGCGGCGGATCGGATGATTTTCGGTTCAATGCGGTGATCGTGGAGGAGTTGGCGAAGTTCGGCTCCGTGACTCCGGCGCTGAGTTTGCAGAACGACATCGTCGCCCCGTACCTGAAATCGTTGGCCAACGAGGAGCAGCAGGCTCGCTGGCTGCCCGGCTACATCACCGGCGAGATCATCGGTGCGATCGCGATGAGTGAGCCCGGGGCGGGTAGCGACCTGGCCGGTATCCGAACTACTGCCACGCGTGACGGCGATGACTGGATTCTCAACGGCTCCAAGACATTCATCTCAGCCGGGGTTAACTCCGATGTGGTCATCGTGGTGGCCCGCACCGATCCCGACGCGGGTCATCAAGGGTTCTCGTTGTTGGTCGTCGAGCGCGGTATGGAGGGTTTCAGCCGCGGGCGCAAACTGGACAAGATGGGTCAACACGCCCAGGACACTGCCGAGTTGCACTTCGACAGTGTGCGGATCCCCGGCCGCAACCTGCTGGGCGAGCCGAATCGCGGTTTCTACCACCTGATGCACAACCTACCCTCGGAGCGGCTGTCCATAGCGGTCGGCGCGGTTGCCGGTGCGCGCGAAACATGGCGGCAGACACTCGAATACGCCAAGGACCGCAAGGCGTTTGGGCAGCCGATCGGCAGCTTCCAACACAACCGGTTCGTGCTCGCCGAACTGGACACCGAGTTGGACATCGCCGAGCAGTACATCGACCGGTGTCTGCGCGCCGTAGTGGACGACGAACTGACCGCGGTGCAGGCCGCGAAGGCGAAATGGTGGTGCACTGAGCTTGCGAAGAAGGTCGTCGACGCCTGCGTCCAACTGCACGGTGGGTACGGCTACATGAACGAGTACAGGGTGGCCAAAGACTACGTCGACGCCCGGATCCAGACCATCTTTGGGGGCACCACCGAGATCATGAAGGACATCGTCGGACGCGACCTGGGCCTCTAG
- a CDS encoding TetR family transcriptional regulator, whose translation MANKRVRPGKKGVATRARILDSAALTFRNKGYAGTRLSDVAAAANTQAGSLYYHFPSREELVEEVLRVGQERTSGFVRRRVAALPDDASALDRLREAISAHLDTVLEIGDYTAATIRIIGQVPDEIRKRRIHEQREYGEFWRSLVNATQGTDDIRTDLNSSAMRMLLLGAMNSVPEWFRPRADGMSTTELKAQFDSLFLEGLAVHRQATRSIDNNLAAIAVAEEEVLRASRADDTKSEGAQRILDAAAKVFREKGYAGARLADVAAAAGIQTGSMYYYFKSREHLVVEMVLVAWKRTDNLARLSVDALPADATALDRLSTAMAAHLLSVLRNTMYTSALVRILGHIPDTVRDQTVNHQRAYLEYWHGLIEDAIASGEIRKNTDSSVTTMLITGALNWAVEWYHPDGNLSPEELARQVATLVFDGVTKVPAERQSLQGSSTAADRQKRAPRSTAASRKSKVR comes from the coding sequence ATGGCTAACAAGCGCGTCCGCCCCGGCAAGAAGGGCGTGGCGACTCGGGCGCGGATTCTCGATTCGGCCGCCCTCACGTTCCGCAACAAAGGGTATGCCGGCACCCGGCTGTCTGACGTCGCCGCGGCCGCGAACACCCAAGCCGGCAGCCTGTACTATCACTTTCCCTCGCGAGAGGAACTCGTCGAAGAGGTCCTGAGGGTCGGCCAAGAACGCACCAGCGGCTTCGTGCGGCGACGCGTCGCCGCCCTTCCTGACGACGCGTCCGCCCTCGACCGGCTTCGTGAAGCCATCTCCGCGCACCTTGACACCGTCCTGGAAATTGGCGACTACACCGCGGCGACAATCCGAATAATCGGCCAAGTTCCCGACGAAATTCGCAAGCGCCGAATCCACGAACAGCGCGAATACGGAGAATTCTGGCGATCACTTGTCAACGCCACTCAAGGCACGGACGATATCCGCACAGACCTCAACAGTTCGGCGATGCGGATGCTGCTGCTCGGCGCGATGAACTCCGTGCCCGAGTGGTTCCGACCCCGCGCCGATGGAATGTCCACGACCGAGCTCAAAGCGCAATTCGATTCGCTGTTCCTCGAAGGCCTCGCCGTACATCGCCAGGCGACCCGGTCGATTGACAACAACCTGGCCGCCATCGCCGTCGCGGAGGAGGAGGTCCTTCGCGCAAGTCGAGCCGACGACACCAAGTCCGAGGGTGCCCAACGAATCCTTGATGCGGCCGCCAAGGTCTTCCGGGAAAAGGGTTACGCCGGCGCCCGGCTGGCCGATGTCGCGGCAGCTGCTGGGATCCAGACGGGCAGCATGTACTACTACTTCAAGTCCCGTGAGCACCTTGTGGTCGAAATGGTGCTGGTCGCCTGGAAACGCACTGATAATCTGGCCCGCCTGAGCGTCGACGCACTCCCCGCCGACGCCACGGCGCTGGATCGATTATCCACCGCAATGGCCGCCCATCTGCTGTCTGTGCTGCGAAACACCATGTACACCTCGGCCCTCGTGCGCATCCTCGGTCATATCCCCGACACCGTCCGCGACCAGACCGTCAACCACCAGCGTGCCTATCTGGAGTATTGGCACGGCCTCATCGAGGACGCCATCGCCTCCGGTGAGATCAGGAAGAACACCGACTCCTCGGTCACCACGATGTTGATCACAGGTGCGTTGAACTGGGCGGTCGAGTGGTACCACCCTGACGGTAACCTGAGCCCCGAAGAGTTGGCGCGCCAGGTTGCGACTTTGGTGTTCGACGGAGTCACCAAAGTCCCCGCCGAACGACAAAGCCTCCAGGGCTCGTCGACAGCAGCTGATCGGCAGAAGCGTGCACCGCGGTCAACCGCGGCGTCCAGGAAGTCGAAGGTCCGCTAG
- a CDS encoding CaiB/BaiF CoA transferase family protein, protein MIKLLEGIRVLECAMLPTGDQTSRLLGDLGADVIKIERPGTGDYLRELGDRITDQNSVFHLFCNRNKRSVEVNLRNDEGRTIFFELLRTADIFVDGFAGDACDKLGIGYDAQRAVKPSIIYCQANGFGTRGSYSQIPVHGYMMGAVAGQSEFRVSDDGVVTEVVDPEGLYFPGSIDGPLSTALYAALTAAAALRHRDKTGQGCYIDAAGADAVLANQSLDAVIAWNRDRITDRRNPPPPVGLDPRRRPKYTYYQTKDDKIVLLAAIEHKFWDNFCRAIDRDDLLDVQNKTFAVDFADGGKADLLDELIPVFRSRTAAEWMDTARMYDIPLCPANSKTDTLTDAHLAAREIVHHSQHPVAGPYTSTGWPAPVSGQPFDITRPAPALGEHTNEVLAEIGYSADDVAALHNRGVV, encoded by the coding sequence ATGATCAAGCTGTTGGAGGGCATTCGGGTGCTCGAGTGCGCCATGCTGCCCACCGGCGACCAGACCAGCAGGCTGCTCGGGGACCTCGGCGCCGACGTCATCAAGATCGAGCGGCCGGGGACCGGTGATTATCTGCGTGAACTCGGCGACCGCATCACCGACCAGAACAGCGTCTTTCACCTCTTCTGCAACCGCAACAAGCGCAGCGTCGAGGTGAACCTTCGTAACGATGAGGGCCGCACGATCTTCTTCGAACTTCTCCGGACGGCCGACATTTTCGTCGATGGATTCGCCGGCGACGCGTGCGACAAACTCGGCATCGGCTACGACGCGCAGCGCGCTGTCAAGCCCTCCATCATCTACTGCCAGGCCAATGGTTTCGGGACACGCGGGAGCTACAGCCAGATCCCGGTGCACGGGTACATGATGGGTGCGGTGGCCGGTCAGTCCGAGTTTCGGGTCTCCGATGACGGTGTCGTCACCGAGGTCGTTGACCCTGAAGGCCTGTACTTCCCCGGTTCGATTGACGGACCCTTGTCGACTGCGCTTTACGCGGCCCTCACCGCAGCCGCGGCGCTGCGCCATCGCGACAAGACGGGCCAGGGGTGCTACATCGATGCCGCAGGAGCCGACGCGGTGTTGGCCAATCAAAGCCTGGATGCGGTGATCGCCTGGAACAGGGACCGGATTACCGACCGGCGAAACCCTCCGCCACCGGTCGGCCTGGATCCGCGTCGTCGCCCGAAGTACACCTACTACCAAACCAAGGACGACAAGATCGTGCTGCTCGCCGCCATCGAGCACAAGTTCTGGGACAACTTCTGCCGGGCGATCGATCGCGACGACCTACTCGACGTGCAGAACAAGACGTTCGCGGTCGACTTCGCTGACGGCGGTAAAGCCGACCTGCTCGACGAACTGATTCCTGTCTTCCGCTCCCGCACCGCCGCGGAATGGATGGACACCGCGCGGATGTACGACATCCCGTTGTGTCCGGCAAACTCTAAGACCGACACCCTGACCGACGCCCACCTGGCTGCCCGCGAGATCGTTCATCATTCCCAACATCCGGTGGCCGGTCCCTACACGAGCACCGGCTGGCCGGCCCCGGTCAGCGGTCAACCCTTCGACATCACGCGCCCGGCGCCCGCGCTGGGCGAACACACCAACGAGGTGCTCGCCGAGATCGGCTACAGCGCCGACGACGTTGCAGCACTGCACAACCGTGGCGTGGTGTGA
- a CDS encoding hydroxymethylglutaryl-CoA lyase, which translates to MPSRVPATGLPERVTIYEVGPRDGLQNEKGVIPTPVKVEFIERLGAAGLRTIEAAGFVHPARVPQLADAEAVVDALDLDAGRRYPVLVPTVSGLDRAFSRGVRDIAVFGSATETFSRRNLGRTIDESLAMFAPVVARAREAGAGVRGYVSMCCGDPWEGTVPIAQVVDVATRMMDLGCTQLALGDTIGVGTPGQVKALIEAVVSAGIDVGSIAVHFHDTYGQALANVLVALQSGISTIDSSAGGLGGCPFAESSAGNLATEDLVWMLEGLGIDTGVDLGELVSVSLWMAGQLGKPCVSRTVQALAGCAQVPPGDGEPAAVAR; encoded by the coding sequence ATGCCAAGCCGGGTGCCCGCCACCGGCCTGCCGGAACGGGTGACGATCTACGAGGTGGGTCCCCGGGATGGCCTGCAGAACGAAAAGGGCGTCATCCCAACCCCTGTCAAGGTCGAGTTCATTGAACGGCTCGGCGCCGCCGGACTGCGCACCATCGAGGCAGCCGGCTTCGTACACCCCGCGCGGGTGCCGCAACTCGCCGACGCCGAAGCGGTCGTCGACGCCTTGGACCTCGATGCCGGCCGACGCTACCCGGTGCTCGTGCCGACGGTCAGTGGGCTGGATCGAGCGTTCAGTCGCGGTGTGCGTGATATCGCCGTGTTCGGCAGCGCGACCGAAACGTTCTCGCGGCGCAACCTGGGCCGCACCATCGACGAGTCGTTGGCGATGTTCGCCCCGGTGGTGGCGCGGGCGCGCGAGGCCGGGGCCGGTGTGCGCGGCTACGTGTCAATGTGCTGCGGAGACCCCTGGGAAGGAACAGTGCCGATCGCGCAGGTGGTCGACGTCGCCACCCGAATGATGGACCTGGGCTGCACGCAGTTGGCGCTGGGCGACACGATCGGTGTCGGCACGCCCGGCCAGGTCAAGGCGCTCATCGAGGCCGTAGTGTCTGCGGGCATCGATGTGGGCTCGATCGCGGTGCATTTCCACGACACCTACGGACAGGCTCTGGCCAACGTGCTGGTGGCGCTGCAATCGGGAATCAGCACCATCGACAGCTCGGCAGGCGGCCTCGGGGGGTGCCCGTTCGCGGAGAGTTCGGCCGGAAACCTGGCCACCGAAGACCTGGTGTGGATGTTGGAAGGTCTGGGCATAGACACGGGTGTCGACCTCGGCGAGCTTGTGTCGGTCAGCCTGTGGATGGCCGGACAGCTCGGCAAGCCGTGCGTATCGCGCACCGTGCAAGCGTTGGCTGGATGCGCTCAGGTCCCACCAGGGGACGGTGAACCCGCGGCGGTGGCCCGATGA
- a CDS encoding acyl-CoA dehydrogenase family protein, translated as MTGLEVPVEELRARLRDWVADNAPVGLADLIDWRLRADLPGSVSSRQSESELAGAHSHPLFQEWEQRCAQARLICPAWPTEYGGRGWDAPQMTILDEEFYRAGVPRIDRVQGESMVGPSIILHGTAEQKAYYLPRIISGEHRYCQGFSEPESGSDLASVRTRAVVEGDHLLISGQKVWTSRFNTANMIFVLCRTDPTASKHRGLSYAITEFTPGHNGIEVRPIRQITGAAEFAEIFFDNTTAPLSGVIGGLGQGWQVVQSTLGFERGGAGRATTMVLAARERELEQLVEFARRQGRHRDPLVRRELAWAKTQVTILRSSWQRTVAEVAAGVQPGAQMSTWKLAWSEYHLRLGALALEIAGPAAMVRPAGPDYALDPWQDTFLVAHSGTIYAGTSEVQRNIIGEHVLGLPREPRVPEGQRS; from the coding sequence ATGACCGGCCTTGAGGTGCCCGTTGAGGAGTTGCGGGCACGGTTGCGCGATTGGGTCGCCGACAACGCTCCGGTTGGACTGGCAGATCTGATCGATTGGCGGCTTCGGGCCGACCTGCCCGGTTCGGTGAGCAGCCGGCAAAGCGAATCCGAGCTCGCCGGCGCACACAGCCACCCCTTGTTCCAAGAGTGGGAGCAGCGGTGTGCGCAGGCGCGGCTGATTTGTCCCGCGTGGCCCACCGAGTACGGGGGACGCGGCTGGGATGCGCCACAGATGACGATTCTTGACGAAGAGTTCTATCGAGCCGGAGTCCCGCGTATCGACCGCGTGCAGGGGGAGTCGATGGTCGGTCCCTCGATCATCCTGCACGGCACCGCGGAACAGAAGGCGTATTACCTGCCGCGGATCATTTCCGGCGAGCACCGGTACTGCCAGGGATTCTCTGAGCCCGAATCGGGATCGGACTTGGCCTCGGTGCGGACCCGCGCGGTCGTGGAGGGTGATCATCTCTTGATCAGCGGGCAGAAGGTGTGGACCTCCCGCTTCAACACCGCAAACATGATTTTCGTCCTGTGCCGCACCGACCCCACGGCCTCGAAGCACCGCGGACTGTCCTATGCGATCACCGAGTTCACCCCCGGACACAACGGCATCGAAGTCCGCCCCATCCGGCAGATCACCGGTGCTGCGGAGTTTGCCGAGATCTTCTTCGACAACACCACGGCACCTTTGTCAGGGGTGATCGGCGGGCTCGGGCAGGGATGGCAGGTCGTGCAGTCCACCCTGGGATTCGAGCGCGGCGGAGCCGGACGCGCGACCACCATGGTGCTGGCGGCTCGCGAACGTGAACTCGAACAGCTGGTGGAGTTCGCCCGACGACAAGGGCGGCATCGCGACCCTCTCGTGCGCCGCGAGCTGGCCTGGGCCAAGACCCAGGTCACCATTTTGCGCAGTAGTTGGCAGCGGACCGTGGCAGAGGTCGCCGCCGGCGTGCAGCCAGGAGCGCAGATGTCGACGTGGAAGCTGGCGTGGAGCGAATACCACCTGCGGCTCGGGGCGCTTGCCTTGGAGATCGCAGGTCCTGCCGCAATGGTGCGGCCGGCGGGCCCTGACTATGCCCTGGACCCGTGGCAGGACACATTTCTGGTGGCGCATTCCGGCACCATCTACGCCGGTACCAGTGAGGTGCAACGAAACATCATCGGCGAGCACGTACTGGGGTTGCCCCGCGAGCCCCGAGTGCCCGAAGGGCAGCGCTCATGA
- a CDS encoding FAS1-like dehydratase domain-containing protein → MTDDASAQEAQSFRFPVERGHILMFARALGDDNPVYFDEDHESTRRRGGLVAPPTFVAAAAQFDPEWPYRPRPGAEWNGSGRGPGFVPASSGGGTSLHAEQHYEFHVPLRPGDVLTVSREAGKTWEKQSARGGTLRFSEEITRFVNQRGELAVTARRVRVVTERAVDQ, encoded by the coding sequence ATGACTGACGATGCGTCAGCCCAGGAGGCGCAGAGTTTCCGGTTTCCCGTGGAGCGCGGGCACATCCTGATGTTCGCGCGGGCGTTGGGCGACGACAATCCGGTCTACTTCGATGAGGACCACGAGAGCACGCGCCGACGTGGCGGACTGGTCGCCCCTCCGACGTTCGTGGCCGCCGCGGCGCAGTTCGATCCCGAGTGGCCCTACCGCCCAAGGCCAGGCGCCGAGTGGAACGGCTCGGGTCGCGGACCCGGCTTCGTCCCCGCCTCCTCCGGGGGTGGCACCAGCTTGCATGCCGAGCAGCATTACGAATTCCACGTTCCGCTGCGTCCCGGTGACGTCCTGACCGTCTCGCGGGAAGCCGGCAAAACTTGGGAGAAGCAGAGTGCACGTGGCGGAACATTGCGGTTCTCCGAGGAGATCACCCGCTTCGTCAACCAGCGCGGAGAACTCGCCGTGACGGCTCGGCGGGTGCGGGTGGTCACCGAGCGGGCGGTAGACCAATGA
- a CDS encoding MaoC family dehydratase, whose protein sequence is MKLAELSVGDRRDATVVEDLSRTQIVMYAGASGDYNPLHTDEVYATKAAGYPSVIAHGQLTMGLTAKVITDWIEDGELTGLGVRFRRQVWPGDTLTATATVTATEDPDEGGLRIVELDVSTVNQDGEPVMAGYARLQERR, encoded by the coding sequence ATGAAGCTCGCCGAATTGTCAGTCGGCGACCGGCGCGACGCAACGGTGGTCGAGGACCTATCCCGAACCCAGATCGTCATGTACGCCGGCGCGTCGGGCGATTACAACCCGTTGCACACCGACGAGGTCTACGCCACGAAAGCGGCTGGCTATCCCAGCGTCATCGCCCACGGCCAGCTCACCATGGGCCTGACGGCCAAGGTCATCACCGACTGGATCGAGGACGGTGAGCTCACAGGTCTCGGTGTGCGTTTCCGGCGGCAGGTGTGGCCCGGCGACACTCTCACCGCGACCGCCACGGTCACCGCGACCGAGGACCCGGACGAAGGTGGGTTGCGCATCGTGGAACTGGACGTGTCGACAGTAAACCAGGACGGTGAGCCGGTCATGGCGGGCTACGCGCGGCTGCAGGAACGCCGGTAG
- a CDS encoding SDR family NAD(P)-dependent oxidoreductase — MGERLALVAGGSGGIGSAICQALARDGFDVALTYRHNVEAAERTAEAVRELGATAWAHQVDLTDIEATAALVRALPRLDTVIYAAGPSIPMRYTAQITPQEFAHQLAADAAACFNLLQPAIERLRVSRGSMVALVTTALLRYATRDLLSAAPKGAVEQLVRAIAAEEGKNGVRANCVGVGVIATGVLDDLIDSGDYHQEALEAARRAIPMRRFGSAEELADVVAFLAGTRSAYVTGQTLRVDGGYSV, encoded by the coding sequence ATGGGTGAACGATTGGCCCTGGTTGCCGGTGGTAGCGGTGGCATCGGATCAGCCATCTGCCAGGCGCTGGCCCGGGATGGCTTCGACGTCGCGCTGACCTACCGGCACAACGTCGAGGCCGCCGAGCGCACGGCCGAGGCCGTGCGAGAACTTGGCGCCACGGCGTGGGCGCACCAGGTGGACCTCACCGACATTGAGGCGACCGCCGCTTTGGTCCGCGCGCTGCCGAGGCTGGACACCGTCATCTATGCCGCCGGACCGTCGATTCCGATGCGCTACACCGCCCAAATCACACCTCAGGAGTTCGCTCACCAGCTCGCGGCGGACGCCGCGGCATGTTTCAACCTGCTGCAACCCGCGATCGAGCGGCTGCGGGTCAGCCGGGGCTCGATGGTGGCCCTGGTGACTACCGCACTGCTGCGCTATGCCACCCGCGACCTGCTATCGGCGGCACCCAAGGGCGCCGTCGAACAGCTGGTGCGAGCCATCGCCGCCGAGGAAGGCAAGAACGGTGTGCGCGCCAACTGTGTAGGGGTCGGGGTGATCGCGACCGGGGTGCTAGACGACCTGATCGACAGCGGCGACTACCACCAAGAGGCCCTCGAGGCCGCGCGCCGTGCGATTCCGATGCGCCGATTCGGGTCGGCCGAGGAACTCGCCGACGTGGTGGCCTTTCTTGCCGGGACCCGCTCGGCCTATGTCACCGGACAGACCCTTCGGGTCGACGGCGGATACTCGGTCTGA